One window from the genome of Pedobacter schmidteae encodes:
- a CDS encoding redoxin domain-containing protein: protein MKKTIIKLLYILLIAIVIIPAAANAQHGKNEVITDKSKLAKLKAAVEAKIDSANVHEAYIRAMGIENPELEKQYAIWMKKYPKSAIIPYSIAEAYLNEESPKAKPYLLKAVEIDPKFTEAWGGLWIDGERWGDFTVSRGYLAKATASDPSDPKYAFYYASSFGGIDDVKWAQMSLDVAKRFPNHERGAQALYWLGARSKNVADKMKYFELLHDSYAPDKFNWAASGMSSYFNILLSENPQKAVALAQEMAKTEKEEKKTWPDLVLQAQTIAKAKMLLDQKKGTEALTILKQLKLSKYSAFKTDLEILKAQAADVAGNTGAAYDSLIVTFVKSPSTVLKTAIAGYGSKLRKNEEQIDTDIWTRLNVNAQVATPFNGLKRYLTPGKASLADYKGKVVLLTYWFPGCGPCRGEFPHFENVVKKFKGKDLEYLGINIVSNQNDYVVPFMKSSGYSFTPLEEVEGRAKGNLDNRGAAPMNFLIDKNGRLIFSYFRTDGDNEDDLELMINLLLNPKQA, encoded by the coding sequence ATGAAAAAAACAATCATAAAATTGCTGTATATATTACTAATTGCTATAGTGATTATACCAGCAGCAGCAAACGCCCAACATGGGAAAAATGAAGTGATCACCGATAAGTCAAAACTGGCTAAATTAAAAGCGGCTGTAGAAGCAAAAATTGACAGTGCCAATGTGCACGAAGCTTATATTCGGGCAATGGGCATCGAAAATCCTGAACTGGAAAAACAATACGCCATCTGGATGAAGAAATATCCAAAATCGGCAATCATCCCGTATAGCATTGCAGAGGCTTATTTGAATGAAGAAAGTCCGAAAGCAAAACCTTACCTGTTGAAGGCGGTAGAGATTGATCCAAAGTTTACTGAAGCCTGGGGCGGATTGTGGATAGATGGAGAACGATGGGGTGATTTTACGGTTTCACGTGGTTACCTGGCCAAGGCCACAGCATCAGATCCTTCCGATCCGAAGTATGCATTTTATTATGCTTCTTCTTTTGGTGGTATAGATGATGTAAAGTGGGCACAAATGAGCCTTGATGTAGCCAAACGTTTCCCGAATCATGAACGAGGGGCACAGGCATTGTATTGGTTGGGGGCGCGGTCCAAAAATGTGGCCGACAAAATGAAGTACTTTGAACTGCTGCATGACAGCTATGCGCCAGATAAGTTCAATTGGGCGGCAAGCGGTATGTCTTCATATTTTAATATTTTACTTTCAGAAAATCCGCAAAAGGCTGTTGCTCTGGCTCAAGAGATGGCCAAAACCGAAAAAGAGGAGAAAAAAACATGGCCCGATCTGGTGCTGCAGGCACAAACCATTGCCAAAGCAAAAATGCTCCTCGACCAGAAAAAAGGAACGGAAGCCCTGACGATATTGAAACAGTTAAAATTGTCAAAATATTCGGCGTTTAAAACTGATCTGGAGATTTTAAAAGCGCAGGCAGCGGATGTAGCCGGAAATACCGGTGCTGCGTACGACAGTTTAATTGTAACCTTTGTCAAAAGTCCCTCTACAGTTTTAAAAACTGCAATAGCAGGCTATGGCAGCAAACTGAGGAAAAACGAAGAGCAAATCGATACAGATATCTGGACACGCTTGAATGTCAATGCGCAGGTTGCTACGCCATTTAATGGGTTAAAACGGTATCTGACCCCGGGAAAAGCCTCATTGGCCGACTATAAGGGCAAGGTGGTGTTGCTAACCTACTGGTTTCCTGGTTGTGGTCCGTGTCGTGGAGAGTTCCCGCATTTTGAAAATGTTGTTAAGAAGTTCAAAGGTAAAGACCTGGAATACCTGGGTATCAATATCGTGTCTAACCAAAATGATTACGTTGTTCCTTTTATGAAAAGCAGTGGTTATAGCTTTACGCCTTTAGAAGAGGTGGAAGGGCGTGCAAAGGGAAATCTGGATAATCGTGGCGCAGCTCCTATGAACTTTCTGATCGATAAAAATGGTAGACTGATTTTCTCATACTTCCGCACGGATGGCGACAATGAGGATGACCTTGAATTGATGATCAATTTATTGCTTAACCCTAAGCAAGCATAG
- a CDS encoding RagB/SusD family nutrient uptake outer membrane protein: MKLLKLSIIGLFLLSGCKKYLAEEPRKQASIKTVSQLEALVDNATAFSSEANMTATYSTDDTEISRELYQKNPGAFSVDNLQYYVFKVDGVINLATDGLWTAEFKKIFTANLILSNIDQVTGDEATRLRVKADAHFIRAYSYWLLANYYCAPYAIANMNSLGLPIKKTVDYTESLKRATLKETYDFILSDIAEAQKVAYDDVEPRRAWRISQKAISAFMSRFYLFTGDMDKSLAEANKALTTSNAKLVDLNTLATGIPKSYSNPAVTLNFSELNDWAASKFLYWSEFYYTRLTYTGSQWFLPSANLRALYDAQNDLRYKKFMIENGGRRFSVITPAAFRYTIFGDGAYIPAGFTVAEVLLNKAEVLARKGNVAGAMDAVNTLRLKRMSSYIALSAIDKDDAIKKVLEERRREMPFTMRWYDIRRFSVNDYPQDDITVTRDFFDVSAVGANVGSPKTYTLDNKRYLVPINGVELDASQKQIVQNSY; the protein is encoded by the coding sequence ATGAAATTATTAAAACTTTCAATCATAGGGCTATTTCTACTCAGTGGGTGTAAAAAATACCTTGCCGAAGAACCAAGGAAACAGGCCAGTATCAAAACCGTGTCTCAGCTGGAAGCTTTGGTCGACAATGCAACCGCGTTTTCCTCTGAGGCCAATATGACCGCTACCTATTCAACTGATGATACAGAAATATCAAGAGAACTTTATCAGAAAAATCCAGGTGCTTTTTCAGTAGATAACCTTCAGTACTATGTGTTTAAGGTTGATGGAGTTATAAACCTGGCAACTGATGGTTTGTGGACCGCTGAATTTAAAAAGATATTTACAGCTAACCTGATACTTTCAAATATTGATCAGGTGACAGGAGATGAAGCGACCAGACTACGCGTAAAAGCAGATGCGCATTTTATCCGGGCTTATTCTTATTGGTTACTTGCCAATTATTATTGTGCACCATATGCAATCGCGAACATGAATAGTTTGGGGTTGCCTATAAAAAAGACCGTGGATTATACAGAATCCTTAAAACGTGCAACTTTAAAAGAAACCTATGATTTTATCTTATCTGACATTGCAGAAGCTCAAAAAGTTGCTTATGACGATGTAGAACCGAGGCGTGCATGGAGGATCAGTCAAAAAGCAATTTCAGCTTTCATGAGTCGTTTTTATCTGTTTACCGGTGATATGGACAAAAGTCTTGCCGAAGCAAATAAAGCATTGACTACTTCGAATGCTAAATTGGTAGACCTAAATACTTTGGCTACTGGTATACCTAAATCATACAGCAATCCCGCGGTAACATTGAATTTTTCAGAATTAAACGATTGGGCTGCTTCGAAATTTCTATACTGGTCGGAATTTTACTATACCCGACTTACCTATACCGGCTCTCAATGGTTCTTACCATCTGCAAACTTACGGGCCTTATATGATGCCCAGAATGATTTGCGTTATAAGAAGTTTATGATTGAGAATGGGGGCAGGAGATTTTCTGTGATCACTCCGGCAGCATTCAGATATACAATTTTTGGTGATGGTGCATATATTCCAGCTGGCTTTACTGTTGCAGAAGTTTTATTAAACAAAGCCGAAGTGTTGGCCAGGAAAGGAAATGTGGCCGGCGCAATGGATGCTGTAAACACCCTACGCTTAAAAAGAATGAGCTCCTATATTGCCCTGAGTGCTATAGATAAAGATGATGCTATTAAAAAAGTTCTGGAAGAAAGGCGCAGGGAGATGCCATTTACCATGCGCTGGTATGACATCCGCAGATTTAGTGTAAATGATTATCCTCAGGATGACATTACAGTTACCCGCGATTTTTTTGATGTAAGTGCTGTAGGTGCTAACGTAGGCAGTCCTAAAACCTATACCCTCGACAATAAACGTTATCTTGTTCCAATCAATGGAGTGGAACTGGATGCTAGTCAGAAGCAAATTGTTCAAAACTCTTATTAA
- a CDS encoding efflux RND transporter periplasmic adaptor subunit — translation MKLKIATYITTIALFSLLYACNNINAEQQTKDTTTPTNETVVVLTPAQAKNIGLQTTEISLQNIGSVLKLSGQIDVPPQNLVSVSIPLGGYLKSTEMLPGTQVRKGQLLAIMEDPQYIQLQQDYLSVKNKLGYASKEYERQRELNSSKASSDKVLQQSENEFRSLNIELKALAAKLSLIGINAQRLSENSISRSISVHSPINGYISKVNVNIGKYVTPSDVIFELVNPTDIHLNLTVYEKDLSKIAIGQRVVAYSNGKPDQKYDTRIILVSHSINENRSAEVHCHFEKYDKRLVPGMYMNAEIQLDNNREKVLPDEAIVSFEHKDYVFVATGNNSFGMIPVQKEQSENGLTVVGSGLEGKKIVTTGAYSLLMQLKNTAE, via the coding sequence ATGAAACTTAAAATAGCAACTTATATCACAACAATAGCCCTATTCAGCTTGTTATATGCCTGTAACAACATCAATGCAGAACAACAAACAAAGGACACAACTACCCCTACCAACGAAACAGTAGTTGTGTTAACCCCAGCGCAAGCCAAAAACATCGGGCTTCAAACTACCGAAATAAGCCTTCAAAATATTGGCAGTGTTCTTAAACTTAGCGGTCAAATTGATGTACCACCTCAAAATCTGGTTTCAGTGAGTATTCCTTTGGGCGGATATCTGAAATCAACGGAGATGTTACCAGGCACACAAGTGCGCAAAGGTCAGCTTTTGGCCATCATGGAAGATCCACAATACATTCAGCTGCAGCAGGACTACCTGAGTGTAAAAAATAAACTGGGCTATGCGAGCAAAGAGTACGAAAGGCAGCGCGAACTGAACAGCAGCAAAGCCAGCAGCGACAAAGTATTGCAGCAGTCTGAAAATGAGTTCAGGAGTCTGAATATTGAATTAAAGGCACTGGCGGCAAAGCTGAGCCTAATTGGAATCAACGCACAGCGGCTGTCAGAAAACTCTATCTCACGCAGCATCAGTGTCCACTCTCCTATCAATGGCTATATCAGTAAAGTGAATGTTAATATTGGCAAATATGTTACCCCTTCCGATGTGATTTTTGAACTGGTAAATCCTACCGACATCCACCTGAACCTAACGGTATATGAGAAAGACCTCAGTAAAATTGCAATTGGACAGCGTGTAGTAGCCTATAGCAATGGCAAACCCGATCAGAAATACGATACCAGGATTATCCTTGTCAGTCATTCCATAAATGAAAACAGAAGTGCTGAAGTGCATTGCCATTTTGAAAAATACGATAAGCGACTGGTACCGGGTATGTACATGAATGCCGAAATCCAGCTGGACAATAACAGGGAAAAAGTACTGCCTGATGAGGCTATTGTTAGCTTTGAGCACAAGGATTATGTGTTTGTAGCTACCGGGAACAATAGCTTTGGAATGATACCGGTCCAAAAAGAGCAATCTGAAAATGGTCTGACTGTAGTAGGAAGCGGTCTGGAAGGAAAAAAAATTGTCACCACAGGTGCCTATTCGTTGCTGATGCAGTTAAAGAATACCGCTGAATAA